Proteins encoded by one window of Corynebacterium amycolatum:
- a CDS encoding EamA family transporter, protein MRTMCWTHRWWATDNGLVNTSSHGARSSLLWTCLTALAPATWGTTYIVTTHLLPAGHPLFAAFMRTLPAGIIAVGLSRQLPRGSWWWKSFVLGGLNMAAFFPLLFLSAQRLPGGVAATLGAVQPIIVVLLAVAVLHEQLSGWRLGWGVLGVVGVALVVLGPSAALDPVGVAAGLGGTGAMATGVVLTKKWKLPQGVSPIALAGWQLTAAGLLLAIPALLVEGPPAVISGRGWLGYAWLGLVGALVSYSLWFTGIRRLPVTSTALLGLLSPLVAALLGVLIAHEHLGAEQYLGFAIALAAMVCGQLPAPTHRRKDNS, encoded by the coding sequence ATGAGAACAATGTGTTGGACTCACCGCTGGTGGGCGACTGACAATGGATTGGTGAATACTTCTTCCCATGGGGCCCGCAGTTCGTTGCTGTGGACCTGTCTGACGGCGCTGGCCCCCGCTACGTGGGGGACAACGTACATCGTGACCACCCACCTCCTCCCAGCCGGACACCCCTTGTTCGCCGCGTTCATGAGGACGCTGCCGGCAGGGATCATCGCGGTGGGCCTGTCGAGGCAGCTGCCGCGCGGCTCGTGGTGGTGGAAGAGCTTCGTGTTGGGTGGTCTGAACATGGCCGCGTTCTTCCCCCTGCTGTTCTTGTCGGCGCAGCGTCTTCCGGGCGGAGTCGCGGCCACGCTGGGTGCGGTGCAGCCCATCATCGTTGTCCTGCTGGCCGTGGCTGTCCTCCACGAGCAACTCTCCGGCTGGCGCCTGGGGTGGGGTGTCCTGGGTGTCGTGGGGGTGGCTCTCGTGGTCCTTGGGCCGAGCGCCGCCCTGGACCCGGTGGGTGTGGCTGCAGGACTCGGTGGCACAGGGGCCATGGCCACGGGCGTGGTCCTGACCAAGAAGTGGAAGCTCCCCCAAGGTGTCTCGCCCATCGCATTGGCCGGGTGGCAGCTGACGGCCGCCGGCCTTCTGCTGGCGATCCCGGCGTTGCTGGTGGAGGGGCCACCGGCAGTGATTTCCGGTCGTGGCTGGCTTGGGTACGCCTGGCTCGGCCTGGTCGGGGCACTGGTCTCTTACAGCCTCTGGTTCACCGGCATCCGACGCCTGCCCGTCACGTCCACAGCCCTCCTGGGACTTCTCTCGCCGTTGGTCGCCGCCCTGCTCGGCGTCCTGATCGCGCACGAACACCTCGGAGCCGAGCAGTACCTCGGCTTCGCGATCGCCCTGGCCGCCATGGTCTGTGGCCAGCTCCCCGCACCCACCCATCGTCGAAAGGACAATTCATGA